The Cervus elaphus chromosome 12, mCerEla1.1, whole genome shotgun sequence genome includes a region encoding these proteins:
- the LOC122705098 gene encoding disintegrin and metalloproteinase domain-containing protein 21-like: MVTGEAIVSMRLVGLLWLEVSLFSSGLSQERHSQSLNSPDVVIPLKVTNRGRGPNAPGWLSYSLQFGGQRRVVYIRAKKILVSKPLPVFTYTDQHALQQDQPFVSNDCYYHGYVEGVPESLVALSTCAGGFQGMLQINDFTYEIKPIRHSTTFEHLVYKINTKETQFSPMKCGLTNKAAHQQLEFEEAERLTLKQNSAYNRWAHLWFLELVVVVDHNFFIYSQSNFSKVQENVFVVVNIVDSIYQQLGTYVILMGIEIWNHGNVFPLISIEQVLEDFSQWKQISLSELQYDAAHIFIENSLISVLGIAYVAGICRPPLDCGVNNFKGDPWSVFALTVAHELGHTLGMQHDEEFCVCGQRACLMNAIRLPAERFTNCSYAEFTKTTLNQGSCLHNPPIPGAVFMLKRCGNGVTEGGEQCDCGSVKQCEHDPCCLLNCTLRPGAACAFGLCCKDCKFVPSGELCRPQINECDLPEWCNGTSHQCPEDVHVQDGIPCTDSAFCYQKSCNSHDEQCREIFGEGAKSASQRCYKEINSQGNRFGHCGINGTTYLKCPISDSFCGRVHCENVGNIPHLRDHSNFQYTHINGVTCWSIDYHLEMSIPDVGEVKDGTMCGPGKICIHKKCVSLSLLSQVCLPETCNMKGICNNKHHCHCGYGWSPPYCLHRGTGGSVDSGPASARRIFLPIVVPLGLFVLLLLLIAVFMYLQKCFRPKKTKTHSPK; this comes from the coding sequence ATGGTGACTGGTGAGGCCATAGTGTCCATGCGACTTGTTGGACTGCTCTGGCTTGAGGTGTCTCTGTTCTCTTCTGGTCTCTCCCAGGAAAGGCACTCTCAAAGCCTCAACTCCCCAGATGTGGTGATTCCCTTGAAGGTTACCAACAGGGGCAGAGGTCCAAATGCTCCAGGTTGGCTCTCCTACAGCCTGCAGTTTGGGGGTCAGAGACGTGTTGTCTACATAAGAGCTAAGAAGATCTTAGTTTCCAAACCCCTCCCAGTGTTCACCTACACGGACCAGCACGCCCTTCAGCAGGATCAACCTTTTGTTTCTAATGACTGCTATTATCATGGTTATGTGGAGGGGGTCCCCGAGTCCCTTGTTGCCCTCAGTACTTGTGCTGGGGGCTTTCAAGGAATGCTGCAGATAAATGACTTTACCTATGAAATCAAGCCCATCAGACACTCTACTACATTTGAACACCTGGTTTATAAGATAAACACTAAAGAGACACAGTTCTCGCCTATGAAATGTGGCTTAACAAATAAAGCAGCACACCAGCAGCTGGAATTCGAAGAGGCTGAGAGATTAACTCTGAAACAAAATTCTGCTTATAACCGGTGGGCCCATTTGTGGTTTCTGGAGCTGGTTGTGGTGGTCGATcacaatttcttcatttattctcaAAGTAATTTCTCAAAGGTGCAGGagaatgtatttgttgttgtcaACATAGTGGATTCCATTTATCAGCAGTTGGGAACCTATGTGATTTTGATGGGGATTGAAATTTGGAATCATGGAAATGTTTTTCCACTGATAAGCATAGAACAGGTTCTGGAGGACTTCTCTCAGTGGAAACAAATCAGTCTTTCCGAGCTACAGTATGATGCTGCACATATTTTCATTGAAAATTCACTTATAAGTGTCCTCGGTATAGCCTATGTGGCAGGAATATGTCGCCCTCCTCTCGACTGCGGAGTTAATAATTTCAAAGGAGACCCCTGGTCTGTTTTTGCCCTCACCGTAGCTCATGAGTTAGGTCATACTCTGGGTATGCAGCATGATGaagaattctgtgtgtgtggaCAAAGAGCTTGCCTCATGAATGCTATCAGGTTGCCAGCAGAGAGATTCACGAATTGTAGCTATGCAGAATTTACAAAGACCACTTTAAACCAGGGATCATGTCTGCACAACCCTCCAATTCCAGGGGCAGTCTTCATGCTGAAGCGCTGTGGGAATGGTGTGACTGAAGGAGGAGAGCAGTGTGACTGTGGATCTGTAAAGCAGTGTGAACACGACCCCTGTTGTCTGTTGAACTGTACTCTAAGGCCTGGGGCTGCCTGTGCTTTCGGGCTTTGCTGCAAAGACTGCAAGTTCGTGCCATCAGGGGAGCTCTGTAGACCTCAGATCAATGAATGTGACCTCCCAGAGTGGTGCAATGGGACATCTCATCAGTGCCCAGAAGATGTCCACGTGCAGGACGGGATTCCCTGCACTGACAGTGCTTTTTGCTATCAAAAGAGCTGTAATAGCCATGATGAACAGTGCAGGGAGATTTTTGGTGAAGGTGCAAAGAGTGCATCTCAGAGATGCTATAAAGAAATCAACTCCCAGGGAAACCGTTTTGGCCACTGTGGTATAAATGGCACAACATACCTAAAATGCCCTATTTCAGATAGCTTTTGTGGGAGAGTTCATTGTGAGAATGTGGGAAATATCCCCCACCTGAGAGATCACTCAAATTTTCAATACACTCACATCAATGGTGTCACCTGCTGGAGTATAGACTATCACTTAGAGATGAGTATACCTGATGTTGGTGAAGTGAAAGATGGCACCATGTGTGGTCCAGGAAAGATCTGCATACACAAGAAGTGTGTCAGCCTATCTCTTCTGTCACAGGTCTGCTTGCCTGAGACCTGTAACATGAAGGGGATATGCAATAACAAACATCACTGCCACTGCGGCTATGGGTGGTCCCCGCCCTACTGCCTACACAGAGGCACTGGAGGTAGTGTTGACAGTGGCCCAGCATCTGCCAGAAGAATTTTCTTGCCAATAGTTGTGCctcttggtttgtttgttttgcttttacttttaattgCTGTATTTATGtatcttcaaaaatgttttaGACCCAAGAAGACTAAGACTCACTCTCCCAAATAA